One Sphingomonas sp. FARSPH DNA segment encodes these proteins:
- a CDS encoding DUF4886 domain-containing protein, which translates to MIRLLPALLLALAPLPAAARSQQRVPPPPAAPTQRTILFIGNSFTQGAHSAVRNWHADRVTDLTGQGYGGVPALFKEFTEQAGLRYAVSLETQGGRSLAFHYDERRQLFDRPWDVVVLQEYSTLDRERPGDPAKYLSAVDRLTRLFRARNVNVRVALTATWSRADQTYRPGGHWYGRGIAAMAEDLQAAAVAARRASGANVVVPVGLAWTRAMADHVADPDPYDGITFGQVNLWSYDQYHASIAGYYLEALMVFGQVTGVDPRTLGAGERAADELGLSPDLAVSLQRVAAAQLAAERPRAR; encoded by the coding sequence ATGATCCGTCTGTTGCCCGCGCTGCTCCTTGCCCTTGCCCCCCTGCCCGCGGCGGCCCGCAGCCAGCAACGCGTCCCGCCACCGCCGGCGGCGCCGACGCAGCGTACGATCCTGTTCATCGGCAACAGCTTCACGCAGGGCGCGCATTCGGCGGTGCGCAACTGGCATGCCGATCGCGTCACCGACCTGACCGGCCAGGGCTATGGCGGCGTGCCCGCCCTGTTCAAGGAATTCACCGAGCAGGCGGGTCTGCGCTACGCGGTCAGTCTGGAGACGCAGGGCGGCCGCAGCCTCGCCTTCCACTATGACGAGCGGCGGCAGCTGTTCGACCGGCCGTGGGACGTCGTCGTGCTACAGGAATACAGCACGCTGGATCGCGAACGGCCCGGCGACCCCGCCAAATACCTGTCGGCGGTCGACCGACTGACCCGACTGTTCCGCGCGCGCAACGTCAACGTCCGCGTCGCACTGACCGCGACCTGGAGCCGCGCCGACCAGACCTATCGCCCCGGCGGCCATTGGTACGGGCGCGGTATCGCCGCGATGGCGGAGGATCTGCAGGCCGCCGCGGTCGCCGCCCGTCGGGCGAGCGGGGCGAACGTCGTCGTGCCCGTCGGCCTTGCCTGGACGCGCGCGATGGCGGACCATGTCGCCGATCCCGATCCGTATGACGGCATCACCTTCGGCCAGGTCAATCTATGGTCGTACGACCAGTATCACGCCAGCATCGCGGGTTATTATCTGGAGGCGCTGATGGTGTTCGGCCAGGTGACCGGCGTCGACCCGCGCACGTTGGGCGCGGGCGAGCGCGCCGCGGACGAACTGGGGCTGTCGCCCGATCTCGCCGTCTCGCTGCAACGCGTCGCCGCCGCGCAGCTGGCGGCGGAGCGCCCGCGCGCCCGCTGA
- a CDS encoding 8-amino-7-oxononanoate synthase, with the protein MPRFHHDDLARLAAADRLRSLRPRAGADFASNDYLGLAGSPRLGTAVAAALARGVAVGSGGSRLLRGNHPEHEALEVEAARHFGSAAALFFASGFAANQALFATLPQPDDIVVHDERIHASAHDGMRLGRAPRLAVRHNDADAFDTAIRDWRARGGTGTPWIAVESLYSMDGDVAPLDDLARIASRHDAMLLIDEAHASGVFGPRGRGLAHHLHHRDDVVTLHTCGKALGVEGGLLCLPAHLREFLINRGRGFVFSTAPSPLVAAAVREALRMLADEPERQTALAALVTHAGKRLVALGVPPTGTQIVPVILGEDGVAVARATALQAAGFDVRAIRPPTVAPGTARLRLSITLNVDAAAIDALADTLAAILEPA; encoded by the coding sequence ATGCCCCGCTTTCACCACGACGACCTTGCCCGCCTTGCCGCCGCCGACCGGCTACGGTCGCTGCGCCCGCGCGCCGGCGCGGACTTCGCGTCGAACGATTATCTCGGCCTTGCCGGATCGCCGCGGCTGGGCACCGCGGTCGCGGCGGCCCTGGCGCGCGGCGTCGCGGTCGGGTCGGGCGGCTCGCGGCTGCTGCGCGGCAACCATCCGGAGCACGAGGCGCTCGAGGTCGAGGCGGCGCGCCATTTCGGCAGCGCGGCGGCGCTGTTCTTCGCCAGCGGATTTGCCGCCAACCAGGCGCTGTTCGCGACGTTGCCCCAGCCGGACGACATCGTAGTCCATGACGAGCGGATACACGCCAGCGCACACGACGGCATGCGGTTGGGCCGCGCGCCGCGCCTCGCCGTCCGACACAATGACGCCGACGCGTTCGATACCGCGATCCGCGACTGGCGGGCGCGGGGCGGGACGGGCACGCCGTGGATCGCGGTCGAAAGCCTCTATTCGATGGACGGCGACGTCGCGCCGCTCGACGACCTTGCGCGGATCGCATCCCGGCACGACGCGATGCTGCTGATCGACGAGGCGCATGCGAGCGGTGTGTTCGGGCCACGAGGGCGCGGCCTCGCGCATCATCTCCACCACCGCGACGACGTCGTCACGCTGCATACTTGCGGCAAGGCGCTGGGCGTCGAGGGCGGGCTGCTCTGCCTGCCCGCGCATCTGCGTGAATTCCTGATCAATCGCGGGCGCGGTTTCGTCTTCTCCACCGCGCCGTCGCCGCTGGTCGCCGCCGCGGTGCGCGAAGCCTTGCGCATGCTCGCCGACGAGCCCGAACGGCAGACGGCGCTCGCCGCGCTGGTCACCCATGCCGGAAAGCGTCTCGTGGCGCTCGGTGTGCCTCCGACCGGGACCCAGATCGTCCCCGTCATCCTGGGGGAGGACGGCGTCGCGGTGGCGCGCGCGACCGCCTTGCAGGCGGCGGGATTTGACGTCCGCGCGATCCGCCCGCCCACCGTCGCGCCCGGCACCGCCCGCTTGCGCCTGTCGATCACGCTAAACGTCGATGCCGCCGCGATCGACGCGCTTGCCGATACTCTCGCTGCGATTCTGGAACCTGCATGA
- a CDS encoding adenosylmethionine--8-amino-7-oxononanoate transaminase gives MSDSAIWHPFTQHGLGEPIPMVTHAAGAALHTADGRRIVDAISSWWVTTHGHCHPRIVAAIAAQAARLDQIIFAGWTHQPAQEVADGLRAIMPPELTRVFFSDSGSTAVEVALKMALGYWLHRGEPRHRILVLEHGYHGDTIGAMSIGARGAFNRAYEPLLFDVATIPFPAEGHEQVTLDALATALRDGPAALIVEPLILGAGGMLTYPPRVLAEMRQMCANTGVLFVADEVMTGWGRTGTLLACEQADVVPDILCLSKGLTGGAVPLAVTMAIEPIYQAHYAADRSRMFFHSSSYTANPIACAAAAANLAIWREEPVRDRIAALANAHRRRLAALAEVPGVTNARQLGTIAAVDLPGGEGGYLSDRSPRLLRFFRERDLLLRPLGTTVYVMPPYCIEDDDLDAIYAAIGEAAGV, from the coding sequence ATGAGCGACAGCGCGATCTGGCATCCCTTCACGCAGCATGGCCTCGGCGAGCCGATCCCGATGGTGACGCACGCCGCGGGCGCTGCGCTGCATACCGCGGACGGGCGGCGGATCGTCGATGCGATCTCGTCCTGGTGGGTGACGACGCACGGCCATTGCCACCCGCGCATCGTCGCGGCGATCGCGGCGCAGGCAGCGCGGCTGGACCAGATCATCTTCGCCGGTTGGACGCATCAGCCCGCGCAGGAGGTGGCGGACGGCTTACGCGCGATCATGCCGCCGGAACTGACGCGCGTCTTCTTTTCCGATTCGGGGTCGACCGCGGTCGAGGTCGCGTTGAAGATGGCGCTCGGTTACTGGCTGCACCGCGGCGAACCGCGCCATCGCATCCTCGTGCTCGAACACGGTTATCACGGCGATACGATCGGCGCGATGTCGATCGGCGCGCGCGGCGCGTTCAACCGCGCGTACGAGCCGTTGTTGTTCGACGTCGCGACGATCCCGTTCCCGGCGGAGGGACACGAGCAGGTGACGCTCGATGCGCTTGCCACGGCGCTGCGCGACGGTCCCGCCGCACTGATCGTCGAGCCCCTGATCCTCGGGGCGGGCGGCATGTTGACCTATCCGCCGCGCGTACTCGCCGAGATGCGGCAGATGTGCGCCAATACGGGCGTTTTGTTCGTCGCGGATGAGGTGATGACCGGTTGGGGCCGCACCGGCACGTTGCTCGCGTGCGAGCAGGCGGACGTCGTGCCCGACATCCTGTGCCTGTCGAAGGGGCTGACCGGCGGCGCGGTGCCGCTGGCGGTGACGATGGCGATCGAGCCGATCTACCAGGCGCATTATGCCGCCGATCGCAGCCGCATGTTCTTCCATTCGTCCAGCTACACCGCCAATCCGATCGCCTGCGCCGCGGCGGCGGCGAACCTTGCCATATGGCGCGAGGAACCGGTGCGCGATCGCATCGCGGCGCTAGCGAACGCGCATCGGCGGCGGCTTGCAGCGCTGGCGGAGGTGCCGGGCGTGACCAACGCGCGTCAGCTCGGCACGATCGCCGCGGTCGACCTGCCGGGCGGGGAGGGCGGTTATCTATCGGACCGGTCACCCCGGCTGCTGCGCTTCTTCCGCGAGCGCGACCTGCTGCTCCGCCCGCTCGGTACCACGGTATACGTCATGCCGCCCTATTGTATCGAGGACGACGACCTCGACGCGATCTACGCCGCCATCGGCGAGGCGGCGGGGGTGTAG
- the bioD gene encoding dethiobiotin synthase yields the protein MTSIIVTGTDTDVGKTVFAAALAGALGASYWKPVQAGDDDGTDRERVRRLSRLPHAAILPEAYRLRTPCSPHRAAAIDGVTIDPARLALPAVNGPLVVEGAGGVLVPVTDDLLYADVFARWQAPVVLVARTGLGTINHSLLSIEALRARGVPIRGIAFIGEAQEDSEATIARIGGVARLGRLPRLDPLTPDTLAAAFAVNFDLAAFR from the coding sequence ATGACCTCTATCATCGTCACCGGCACCGACACCGACGTCGGCAAGACCGTCTTCGCCGCCGCGCTCGCCGGCGCGCTCGGCGCCTCCTATTGGAAGCCGGTGCAGGCTGGCGATGACGACGGCACCGACCGCGAGCGTGTCCGTCGGCTGTCGCGCCTGCCCCACGCGGCGATCCTGCCGGAGGCGTATCGCCTGCGCACGCCCTGCTCGCCGCACCGCGCCGCGGCGATCGACGGCGTGACGATCGACCCGGCGCGCCTCGCGCTGCCCGCCGTGAACGGACCGCTGGTGGTGGAGGGCGCGGGCGGCGTGCTCGTGCCCGTCACCGACGACCTGCTCTATGCCGACGTCTTCGCCCGCTGGCAGGCGCCCGTCGTCCTCGTCGCGCGCACCGGGCTCGGCACGATCAACCACAGCCTGTTGTCGATCGAGGCATTGCGCGCGCGCGGCGTGCCGATCCGCGGCATCGCGTTTATCGGCGAGGCGCAAGAGGACAGCGAGGCGACTATCGCGCGGATCGGCGGTGTCGCGCGCCTCGGTCGTCTGCCGCGGCTCGACCCGCTGACCCCCGATACGCTCGCCGCCGCCTTTGCCGTGAATTTCGACTTGGCGGCGTTCCGATGA
- a CDS encoding hybrid sensor histidine kinase/response regulator, with the protein MSEDAERVELARAAGAIIGSWMWDLPGDRFTLDAQFAADFGIALDRTENGPRIDDIIETVHPDDKAGLLTAIKAAIRRGGPYAHQYRVRHVDGAYRWIEANGRVELSPDGKALRFPGVLLDVEARRRIEAERDRAHALAASIIEAVPGVVYAKDRQGRMLLGNAGTTALIGLPPETYIGRTDLENLADRAQAEAVMANDRRIMETGVAEQCEEAVNLPDGRRAIWLSTKAPLYNAAGEVIGLVGSSLDITARKQVEAEHEALNDLLEQRVAAVIAEREQVEEAMRQSQKMEAVGQLTGGVAHDFNNLLTIIRSSVDLLRRPDLPDERRRRYLDAVSDTVDRAARLTRQLLAFARRQALKPETFDACAKLREVVDMIDTLTGARVDIALDLPATPCFIHADLSQFETALVNMAVNARDAMDGTGTITLRIAADRALPAIRGHAEVSGPFVAVDVVDHGAGIAPHHLATIFEPFFTTKGVGKGTGLGLSQVFGFAKQSGGDVGVESKLGQGSTFTLYLPQVAAPIVADHGPPAAFAPHGHGCRVLVVEDNVEVGAFASQILEDLGYAPHWVTNGDLALQALDVDGAGFDIVFSDVVMPGMGGVDLARAIRERLPAMPVILTSGYSHVLAEDAEHGFPLLHKPYSAEKLSSALRATMRGLTIR; encoded by the coding sequence GTGTCCGAGGATGCGGAGCGCGTCGAACTCGCCCGCGCCGCCGGCGCGATCATCGGGTCGTGGATGTGGGACCTGCCCGGCGACCGCTTCACGCTCGACGCGCAATTCGCGGCCGATTTCGGCATCGCGCTCGACCGGACCGAAAACGGCCCCCGCATCGACGATATCATCGAAACCGTCCATCCCGACGACAAGGCCGGCCTGCTCACCGCGATCAAGGCGGCGATCCGTCGCGGCGGACCCTATGCGCACCAATATCGCGTCCGCCATGTCGACGGCGCGTATCGATGGATCGAGGCGAACGGCCGCGTCGAACTGTCCCCCGACGGCAAGGCCCTGCGCTTTCCCGGCGTCCTCCTGGATGTCGAGGCGCGGCGGCGGATCGAGGCGGAACGCGATCGCGCACACGCGCTCGCGGCGTCGATCATCGAAGCGGTGCCCGGCGTCGTCTATGCCAAGGACCGGCAGGGGCGGATGCTGCTCGGCAATGCTGGTACGACCGCGCTGATCGGCCTGCCGCCGGAAACCTATATCGGGCGCACCGACCTCGAGAACCTCGCCGATCGCGCGCAGGCCGAGGCGGTGATGGCGAACGACCGCCGCATCATGGAAACGGGCGTTGCCGAGCAATGCGAGGAGGCGGTCAACCTGCCCGACGGTCGGCGCGCGATATGGCTGTCGACCAAGGCGCCGCTGTACAATGCCGCTGGTGAGGTGATCGGGCTGGTCGGCTCGTCGCTCGACATCACCGCGCGCAAGCAGGTGGAGGCGGAGCACGAGGCGCTGAACGACCTGCTCGAACAGCGTGTCGCCGCCGTGATCGCGGAACGCGAGCAGGTCGAGGAAGCGATGCGCCAGTCGCAGAAGATGGAGGCGGTCGGCCAGCTGACCGGAGGCGTCGCGCATGATTTCAACAACCTGCTGACGATCATCCGATCGTCCGTCGATCTGCTGCGCCGCCCCGACCTGCCCGACGAGCGGCGTCGTCGCTATCTGGATGCGGTGTCCGATACGGTCGATCGCGCGGCGCGGCTGACGCGCCAGCTGCTCGCGTTCGCGCGGCGGCAGGCGCTGAAACCCGAGACGTTCGACGCCTGCGCCAAGCTGCGGGAGGTCGTCGACATGATCGACACGCTGACCGGCGCGCGTGTCGATATCGCGCTCGATCTGCCCGCCACGCCCTGTTTCATCCACGCCGACCTCAGCCAGTTTGAAACCGCCCTGGTCAACATGGCGGTCAATGCGCGCGATGCGATGGACGGAACGGGGACGATCACCCTGCGCATCGCCGCCGACCGCGCGCTGCCCGCGATCCGCGGTCATGCGGAGGTGTCGGGGCCATTCGTCGCGGTCGACGTCGTCGATCACGGCGCCGGCATCGCACCGCATCATCTCGCGACGATCTTCGAACCCTTTTTTACCACCAAGGGCGTCGGCAAGGGCACGGGGCTCGGGCTCAGCCAGGTGTTCGGCTTCGCCAAGCAATCGGGCGGCGACGTCGGCGTCGAAAGCAAGCTGGGCCAGGGCAGCACGTTCACGCTCTATCTGCCGCAGGTTGCCGCCCCGATCGTGGCGGATCATGGACCGCCGGCAGCGTTCGCCCCGCACGGCCACGGCTGCCGCGTGCTGGTGGTCGAGGACAATGTCGAGGTCGGTGCCTTCGCCTCGCAGATCCTCGAAGATCTTGGCTATGCACCGCACTGGGTCACCAACGGCGACCTCGCGCTGCAGGCGCTAGATGTCGACGGCGCCGGGTTCGACATCGTCTTTTCCGACGTGGTCATGCCGGGCATGGGCGGTGTCGATCTCGCCCGCGCGATCCGGGAGCGGCTGCCCGCCATGCCGGTGATCCTGACCTCGGGCTACAGCCATGTCCTCGCCGAGGATGCGGAGCATGGGTTTCCTTTGCTCCACAAACCCTATTCGGCGGAAAAGCTGTCGAGCGCGCTCCGCGCCACGATGCGCGGGCTGACGATCCGGTAG
- the pncB gene encoding nicotinate phosphoribosyltransferase has product MAVTDIATRTWDHNWRLDPIVRSLLDTDFYKLLMLQMIRHLHGDVAATFRLINRTTEVRLADVIDEGELRAQLDHARTLRFTKKELIWLAGNSFYGRAQMFAPDFIAWLADFRLSSYHLQTVDGQFELTFEGPWTHTTMWEIPALAIVNELRARAALRDKGRFALDVLYARAKAKLWDKVERLRDLPDLVLSDFGTRRRHGFLWQRWCVEALKEGLGNRMVGTSNVLLAMDNDLEAIGTNAHELPMVLAALAGTDEAIADAPYRVLAEWQAHYAGNLLVVLPDAFGTEAFLRDAPAWVADWTGFRPDSAPPIAAGERIICWWQKHGQDPRTKLLIFSDGMDVDSIERVYHHFHGRVRMSFGWGTNLTNDFRGCDPDGLPGLEPISLVAKVVSANGRPAVKLSDNPEKATGDPAEIARYLRIFGDEGRAPAAVRV; this is encoded by the coding sequence ATGGCCGTAACCGACATCGCCACGCGGACGTGGGACCATAATTGGCGCCTCGACCCGATCGTGCGCAGCCTGCTCGACACCGATTTCTACAAATTGCTGATGCTGCAGATGATCCGGCATCTGCATGGCGACGTCGCCGCGACCTTCCGCCTGATCAACCGGACGACTGAGGTCCGGCTCGCCGATGTGATCGACGAAGGCGAGCTTCGTGCGCAGCTCGATCATGCCCGTACGCTGCGTTTCACCAAGAAGGAACTGATCTGGCTGGCGGGCAACAGCTTCTACGGCCGCGCCCAGATGTTCGCGCCGGACTTCATCGCCTGGCTCGCCGATTTCCGCCTGTCGTCCTATCACCTGCAAACCGTCGACGGGCAGTTCGAGCTGACGTTCGAGGGGCCGTGGACGCATACGACGATGTGGGAAATCCCCGCGCTCGCCATCGTCAACGAGCTGCGCGCGCGCGCCGCCTTACGCGACAAGGGCCGCTTCGCGCTCGACGTCCTCTACGCCCGCGCCAAGGCGAAGCTGTGGGACAAGGTGGAGCGGCTGCGCGACCTGCCCGATCTCGTCCTGTCGGATTTCGGCACACGGCGTCGGCACGGATTCCTGTGGCAGCGCTGGTGCGTCGAGGCGTTGAAGGAGGGGCTGGGCAACCGCATGGTCGGCACGTCGAACGTGCTGCTGGCGATGGACAACGATCTGGAGGCGATCGGCACCAATGCGCACGAACTGCCGATGGTGCTCGCCGCGCTCGCCGGCACGGACGAAGCGATCGCCGACGCGCCCTATCGCGTGCTCGCCGAATGGCAGGCGCATTATGCCGGCAACCTGCTGGTCGTATTGCCCGATGCGTTCGGGACGGAGGCGTTCCTGCGCGATGCGCCCGCCTGGGTCGCGGACTGGACCGGCTTTCGCCCCGACAGCGCGCCGCCGATCGCCGCGGGGGAGCGGATCATCTGCTGGTGGCAGAAGCACGGGCAGGACCCGCGCACCAAGCTGCTGATCTTCTCGGACGGCATGGACGTCGACAGTATCGAGCGCGTCTATCACCATTTCCACGGGCGCGTCCGGATGAGCTTCGGTTGGGGCACCAACCTGACCAACGACTTTCGCGGCTGCGATCCCGACGGGCTGCCGGGACTCGAGCCGATTTCGCTCGTCGCCAAGGTGGTGAGCGCGAATGGCCGGCCAGCGGTGAAGCTGTCGGACAATCCCGAAAAAGCGACCGGCGATCCCGCCGAAATCGCACGGTATCTGCGTATCTTCGGCGACGAGGGAAGGGCGCCGGCGGCGGTCCGCGTCTGA
- a CDS encoding deoxyribodipyrimidine photo-lyase, whose protein sequence is MMTDTLPKALADWREAPRVRAMNDREAPAKADYVLCWLQQALRAHDNPVIDAAVRLGNAMGLPVLVYHGLREDYPYASDRLHRFILGASRDLGKGCRQRGLACVHYVDRSEKREKGLVYRLAARAAAVVLEDQPAFVAQWQAERVADKVDRPVYAVNAACTVPPAALAQDIRATSAFRRRHEAVREDWYDWHDEEPERPPYDGALPYTPDDLATMDDAALDALVASLAIDHDLPPVARFPATRAAVTERLQRLAEVVLPRYADARGDASRADGASELSPYLHFGMVGPREIVAAVRGADVSAEKRGKYLDELLTWREWFHYKARRMRVPESYARLPDWARRELAEHAQDERPNRETLHALVHGETDNESWNACQKQFLLDGWMHNNVRMFWAKWLIQMTPSPEEGWATACYLNDRFSLDGRDPSTYGNIAWAFGDSAPGYGRRPIYGLVAYRTDASIRKQKGGPAWLAEQAARPAIKVHVPRTPPKDPYLSEKVPI, encoded by the coding sequence ATGATGACCGATACCCTTCCCAAGGCGCTGGCCGACTGGCGCGAGGCGCCGCGCGTGCGCGCGATGAACGACCGCGAAGCCCCGGCCAAGGCGGATTACGTGCTGTGCTGGCTGCAACAGGCGCTGCGCGCGCACGACAATCCGGTGATCGACGCCGCGGTACGGCTGGGCAATGCGATGGGGCTGCCGGTGCTGGTCTACCACGGCCTGCGCGAGGATTATCCCTATGCCTCAGACCGGCTGCATCGCTTCATCCTCGGCGCGTCGCGCGACCTCGGCAAAGGATGCCGGCAGCGTGGTCTCGCGTGCGTCCACTATGTCGACCGTTCGGAGAAACGCGAGAAAGGCCTCGTCTACCGCCTCGCCGCGCGGGCCGCCGCGGTGGTGCTGGAGGATCAGCCCGCCTTCGTCGCGCAATGGCAGGCGGAGCGTGTCGCGGACAAGGTCGACCGCCCCGTCTATGCGGTCAACGCCGCCTGCACCGTGCCGCCCGCTGCGCTCGCGCAGGACATCCGCGCGACCAGCGCCTTCCGCCGCCGCCACGAGGCGGTGCGCGAGGATTGGTACGATTGGCACGACGAGGAGCCGGAACGCCCACCGTATGACGGCGCGCTGCCCTACACGCCGGACGACCTCGCCACGATGGACGACGCCGCGCTCGACGCCCTGGTCGCCAGCCTCGCCATCGACCACGATCTGCCCCCCGTTGCGCGCTTCCCCGCGACGCGCGCTGCGGTGACCGAACGGCTGCAGCGGCTCGCCGAGGTCGTGCTGCCGCGCTACGCCGATGCGCGCGGCGATGCCTCACGCGCGGACGGGGCGAGCGAGCTTTCGCCCTATCTCCATTTCGGCATGGTCGGCCCGCGCGAGATCGTCGCGGCGGTGCGCGGCGCGGACGTCTCGGCGGAGAAGCGCGGCAAGTATCTCGACGAACTGCTGACATGGCGCGAGTGGTTCCATTACAAGGCGCGTCGGATGCGCGTGCCGGAAAGCTACGCGCGCCTGCCGGACTGGGCGCGGCGAGAGCTGGCCGAACACGCGCAGGACGAGCGGCCCAACCGCGAAACGCTGCACGCGCTGGTGCATGGCGAAACGGACAACGAAAGCTGGAACGCCTGTCAGAAGCAGTTCCTGCTCGACGGCTGGATGCACAACAACGTGCGCATGTTCTGGGCGAAATGGCTGATCCAGATGACGCCGAGCCCGGAGGAAGGCTGGGCCACCGCCTGCTATCTCAACGACCGGTTCAGCCTGGATGGCCGCGACCCGTCCACCTACGGCAATATCGCCTGGGCCTTCGGCGATTCCGCACCGGGTTACGGGCGGCGGCCGATCTACGGCCTCGTCGCCTATCGCACCGATGCATCGATCCGCAAGCAGAAGGGCGGACCGGCGTGGCTCGCCGAACAGGCGGCGCGCCCGGCGATCAAGGTGCACGTGCCCCGCACGCCCCCGAAGGACCCGTATCTGAGCGAGAAGGTGCCGATCTAA